In Beggiatoa leptomitoformis, the genomic window GCCGCGACATCATCCGCTAAAACATCCCAATGATGCGCTGCTTGCATTTTTTGTTGGGTTGTTAAGGGGTAAGATGTTGCTAACGGTACGGGTCTTCTGCTACAGCCTGATAACACAACTACAGTAGCGAGAAACGCTACAATTAAGTATCCTTTCATATAGTCCCCCAGACGTGGATAAACAGTCTTGTATAGACTGTTTTATTCAAACATATTTTCGCGTAAGAAGCGAGTATTTTTTTAACATTAGCAATAGGTAATAACGCATTCTTAATGTTATTTATCACTTATTCAATAGCCCTCAAAGTAGCCCTTGCCCGCATTTTTTCTGCCTAACAGGATATAAAAATAACTGTAATGACAAATCTTGTTACCGCAATCGCGTTGTTACACAAGGCATTTCAACAACAGACCGTTACAGAATTACAATTACAACAAGTGGGTACATCGCTTTGGCCTATTTGCCGCCCACTTCTTTTAGCAAGTCATACGCCAATGCAACGGATAATTTGCCTAAATACGCAGGCTTATCCTAATTTATATTGGGAATCTCTTTGGCATCCCGTATTACATTTTTTAGCAAAACACCCTGATTATACTTTCTATCATCAATGGGTTAATACACAAATATCCTCTAAACAACCTTTTCCTTTACGTATTTTACTCTTTACGATTCAGTCAGAAAAAGAGTTACAAACTACGTTAGAAATAGAAACAGAACAACAAGTTCTTTATACCGTGTTGCAGCCTTTTATTCAGCAAGGATTAGTCACGTTACAAATGCCCGACGATGGACGGTTTAGCACGTTTACACAGCTATTAGAACAGGCATGGCATTTAGTGATTCTTAGTGGACATGCGGTATTATCTGAACAAGCAGACATTCACTTTTTATTTGAAACAACAGAAGGGCAAACCACCGTTATTCCTACAACGCAATTAATGCGTTATTTACAAAATGCAAGGATTGAATGTTTAGTGTTAGCCGTTTGTCATTCTGCCCAACTTGCAGCCGATTTACACCCCTATATTCCACATGTGGTTGGAATGCGCGATAAAGTGTTAGACCGCGCTAGTCATGTATTTATTCAACATTTCTGTCAACATTTATTACAACAACAACGTGTTGATATTGCTGTGCAACAAGCACGAATTGCCATGACACAATTATTAGCCCCAGAAGAAACATGGAGCAATGCGCAATTAAAAACCATTGTTGACCCCAGTCAGGGACAATGGAGTTTACCCACTTTATACAGTCAAAACCCCTTACGCACACTAACAGCCACTGTGTCTGCTACCGATTTAACCCCAGTGCAAGCAACGCCGCCGCCTTTTTTAATTGGACAACGATTGGTATTGCGTCAATTAATGACATTGTTACAGCAAACAAAGGCGATGGTGTGGCTAACAGGCGAGGCAGGCACGGGTAAAACGACGATAGCCCGGCGAATTTGTTGGCAGTTACAACAACAGGGATATGATATTTTTTATAGTTTTGATGCTTTACCGCTGACATCAACACGCCCTTATTTACTTTATTTAGAGGTCATTACGACGGAAACATTGCCAAATATTCAACAATGTTTAGTAAACCTAAACGGTGCTTGTTTATTCGTCAGTCGTCAATTTTTTGACAGTGAATTACCTATGGTTAAATATGCCCTGCCCGCGCCCCATTTCACCGATTTTTTACGTTATAGCCGTTATTTAAAATTACCCCATACTCAGGTGCAGTTACGATTGATATATCATCTTTTTAAAGGTAATTTTACAGTCGTACAGTTGTTTCAGAACCTGCCTTTTACGACAGATAAAGCCTTATTTCATCAACAGCTCGCAATAGCAAAGCGATTTTTACGGGGAAAAATGGGCGAGTAGAGAAGCCTCTTAAAATCACTTCTCTACTAAAACAGTTAGCGAATTTTTAGGCTAGCTAAACCGATTAACACAAGGACAACGGTAATAATCCAAAAGCGGACAATAACCCGTGGTTCAGGCCAACCTTTTAATTCAAAATGATGATGCAAAGGAGCCATGCGGAAAATACGCCGTCCTGTTAATTTATAGGAAGCAACTTGCAAAATAACGGAGATAGTTTCCATTACAAACACGCCACCCATGACAAATAACACCAATTCTTGACGGACAACAACCGCAATGACACCTAATGCAGCACCCAACGCTAATGCACCAACATCCCCCATAAAAACCTGTGCGGGATAAGTATTAA contains:
- a CDS encoding CHAT domain-containing protein, with protein sequence MTNLVTAIALLHKAFQQQTVTELQLQQVGTSLWPICRPLLLASHTPMQRIICLNTQAYPNLYWESLWHPVLHFLAKHPDYTFYHQWVNTQISSKQPFPLRILLFTIQSEKELQTTLEIETEQQVLYTVLQPFIQQGLVTLQMPDDGRFSTFTQLLEQAWHLVILSGHAVLSEQADIHFLFETTEGQTTVIPTTQLMRYLQNARIECLVLAVCHSAQLAADLHPYIPHVVGMRDKVLDRASHVFIQHFCQHLLQQQRVDIAVQQARIAMTQLLAPEETWSNAQLKTIVDPSQGQWSLPTLYSQNPLRTLTATVSATDLTPVQATPPPFLIGQRLVLRQLMTLLQQTKAMVWLTGEAGTGKTTIARRICWQLQQQGYDIFYSFDALPLTSTRPYLLYLEVITTETLPNIQQCLVNLNGACLFVSRQFFDSELPMVKYALPAPHFTDFLRYSRYLKLPHTQVQLRLIYHLFKGNFTVVQLFQNLPFTTDKALFHQQLAIAKRFLRGKMGE